In one Elephas maximus indicus isolate mEleMax1 chromosome 9, mEleMax1 primary haplotype, whole genome shotgun sequence genomic region, the following are encoded:
- the ADGRD2 gene encoding LOW QUALITY PROTEIN: adhesion G-protein coupled receptor D2 (The sequence of the model RefSeq protein was modified relative to this genomic sequence to represent the inferred CDS: substituted 3 bases at 3 genomic stop codons): MTLRPVPLVLPTPQKGQMPTHVLSHTLCSPLPAPVAPSEVMETAAGVCKFPQRRLSWWQAQESCEQQFGHLALGPPDGVLALQLRDQVWMGQKNALLRRPPQRRARTMLALVFGEKTADRAAWLRTPLPALGALTACAHVQWDTASPDAATLFSLAVPSLANALQLRAFAEPGGAVRAALVVRGHHAPFLTAFRADGRWHHVCVTWEQRGGSWALLADGRRRSGARGLGAGHPVPPGGVLVLGQDQDSLGGSFSVRDAFSGNLTDFHLWARTLNPAQLRRARTCAPPLGGLLFGWDPGALDVTPSLLPTVRVRLLCPVPSEECPTWDPRPGTEGSEPCLQPRPFLCCYQTEIYRQLQDAQSWPGQDIIRRVNALANATVLPPDPLSEVHGALSPTEASYFLGILERVLAKEVAPLGPAVLLAIVHFLKRVAALEAGEPEPLTGPWEQLGQGVLSVASLVLEEQLANTWLSVSKVVGGPMALVASVHHLAPLLSTILTSERSRMYIQRPHAGLEVRSLCLREASIGGYTFTMPDGHPEGPGHIHVPAGEVKRLLGKGLSGVTLIHSWFTSSVFQYTMGGPGREPQAPDSSEEVGRMQRFLSTQVGSAIISSDVWDPTGEVNTAVTFHLKHQAQAFPQKLVEPICAFWNFSSSPDTGGSWATTGCSIAALYQDSTACFCNHSTNFAILLQVYDIQRGPEEESLLRTLSYVGCGVSFCALATTFVLFLAAGVPKSERVTVHKNLTFSLASAEGILMASEWAKANKVACVAVTAVMHLLFLVAFSWMLVEGLLLWSKVVAVNMGAGLRMRLYYATGWGVPVVIVAITLAMSPHDYMASGHCWLNVHTDTIWAFVGPVLFVLTANTCILVLVVMVTVSSARRRALMLSPQPRLXQQIRIQLWATVKPVLVLLPILGLTWLVGILVHLNPAWAYTAVGLNSFQGPYIFLVYAACNRAVRSALQRMTEKTAAQGPMAPXSPXPSPPLQSPRDRYWHSKLQAPIPPPLQAQHVCRNKRATAAPLRSSDSAFVFIEWDCRDGASGTFLQTLPQLDSSARVPRAWGLDSTLDRMKGPAGSPRVSSSTLSTSCNYRP, from the exons ATGACTCTAAGACCAGTGCCCTTGGTCCTGCCCACCCCCCAGAAGGGTCAGATGCCCACCCATGTGCTCTCTCATACCCTCTGCTCTCCACTTCCAGCTCCAGTGGCCCCTAGCGAAGTGATGGAGACAGCAGCTGGGGTGTGCAAATTCCCACAGCGGAGGCTAAGCTGGTGGCAGGCCCAAGAGTCCTGCGAACAGCAGTTCGGCCACCTGGCACTGGGGCCCCCAGATGGGGTCCTTGCTCTGCAGCTGCGCGACCAAGTCTGGATGGGCCAGAAAAATGCTCTTCTGCGGAGACCCCCGCAGAGGC GCGCGCGCACCATGCTCGCGCTGGTGTTCGGCGAGAAGACAGCGGACAGGGCGGCGTGGCTGCGGACGCCCCTGCCAGCGCTGGGGGCACTTACGGCGTGCGCTCACGTGCAGTGGGACACCGCCTCGCCCGACGCGGCCACGCTCTTCTCTCTTGCGGTGCCCTCGCTAGCCAACGCGCTGCAGCTGCGCGCCTTCGCCGAGCCCGGGGGTGCGGTGCGCGCCGCGCTAGTAGTACGCGGGCACCATGCGCCCTTCCTCACCGCCTTCCGCGCTGACGGCCGCTGGCACCACGTGTGCGTCACTTGGGAGCAGCGCGGCGGGAGCTGGGCACTGTTGGCCGACGGGCGGCGGCGATCCGGAGCCCGGGGTCTGGGCGCTGGCCACCCGGTGCCCCCCGGCGGCGTCCTTGTGCTGGGCCAAGACCAGGACTCTCTAGGTGGCAGCTTCTCAGTGCGAGACGCCTTCAGCGGCAACCTCACCGACTTTCACTTGTGGGCGCGGACGCTAAATCCCGCTCAATTGCGCCGGGCAAGAACCTGCGCACCACCCCTCGGCGGTCTGCTGTTCGGTTGGGACCCGGGCGCCCTAGACGTCACTCCCTCGCTGCTACCCACCGTGCGGGTGCGCCTTCTTTGTCCCG TGCCCTCGGAGGAGTGCCCCACGTGGGACCCAAGACCCGGCACTGAGGGCTCCGAGCCCTGCCTGCAGCCGCGGCCCTTCCTCTGCTGCTACCAGACAG AGATCTATCGGCAGCTGCAGGATGCCCAGTCGTGGCCCGGCCAGGATATTATCAGACGAGTCAATGCCTTGGCCAATGCCACTGTG CTGCCCCCTGACCCCCTTTCTGAAGTCCATGGGGCCCTGTCGCCGACCGAGGCCTCCTACTTCCTGGGCATCCTGGAGAGAGTCCTGGCAAAGGAGGTAGCTCCACTAGGGCCAGCTGTGCTACTGGCTATCGTGCACTTTCTGAAGAGGGTGGCGGCCCTTGAGGCTGGGGAACCGGAGCCCCTGACTGGGCCCTGGGAGCAGCTGGGCCAGGGCGTCCTGTCTGTGGCCAGCCTGGTTCTGGAGGAGCAGTTGGCCAACACGTGGCTGTCAGTCAGCAAG GTGGTTGGTGGACCCATGGCTCTGGTGGCAAGTGTGCACCACCTGGCACCCCTGCTGAGCACCATACTAACCTCTGAACGATCCCGAATGTACATCCAGCGCCCCCATGCGG GCCTGGAGGTGCGGAGCCTATGCTTGAGAGAGGCCAGCATAGGGGGCTACACATTCACGATGCCTGACGGGCATCCAGAGGGGCCTGGTCACATCCACGTCCCCGCAGGTGAAGTGAAGCGACTCCTTGGGAAAG GCCTCTCTGGAGTCACCCTGATCCACAGCTGGTTCACCTCAAGTGTCTTCCAGTACACCATGGGAGGTCCTGGCCGAGAACCCCAGGCTCCTGACAGCTCAGAGGAGGTGGGCAGGATGCAGAG GTTCCTAAGCACACAGGTAGGGTCAGCCATCATTTCCTCTGATGTGTGGGATCCCACCGGGGAGGTCAACACAGCCGTCACCTTTCACCTGAAACACCAGGCTCAG GCCTTCCCTCAGAAGCTGGTGGAGCCCATCTGTGCTTTCTGGAACTTCAGCAGTAG CCCGGACACAGGTGGCTCCTGGGCCACTACTGGGTGTTCCATAGCTGCCCTGTACCAGGACTCCACTGCCTGCTTCTGTAACCACAGCACCAACTTTGCCATCCTGTTACAGGTGTATGACATCCAG AGAGGCCCTGAGGAGGAGTCACTGCTGAGGACTCTCTCATATGTGGGCTGTGGGGTGTCCTTCTGCGCCCTCGCTACCACCTTCGTGCTCTTCCTGGCAGCCGG GGTCCCTAAGTCAGAGCGAGTCACGGTCCACAAGAACCTCACCTTCTCCCTAGCCTCTGCAGAAGGCATCCTCATGGCCAGTGAGTGGGCAAAGGCCAATAAG GTGGCATGTGTGGCCGTCACAGCTGTGATGCATCTCCTCTTCTTGGTCGCATTCTCCTGGATGCTGGTGGAGGGGCTGCTGCTGTGGAGCAAGGTGGTGGCTGTGAACATGGGCGCGGGGCTGAGGATGAGGCTCTACTATGCCACAGGCTGGG GTGTGCCTGTGGTTATCGTGGCCATCACCCTGGCCATGTCCCCCCATGACTACATGGCCTCTGGGCACTGCTGGCTCAACGTGCACACAGACACCATCTGGGCCTTTGTGGGGCCTGTGCTCTTCGTGCTGACT GCCAATACCTGCATCCTGGTCCTCGTGGTGATGGTCACCGTGTCCAGTGCCCGCCGCCGTGCCCTTATGCTGAGCCCGCAGCCCCGCCTGTAGCAGCAGATCAGGATCCAGTTGTG GGCCACAGTGAAGCCGGTGCTGGTTCTGCTGCCCATCCTGGGACTGACCTGGCTGGTAGGCATCCTGGTGCACCTCAACCCAGCCTGGGCCTATACCGCCGTGGGCCTCAATTCCTTCCAG GGACCGTACATCTTCCTGGTCTACGCCGCCTGCAACCGGGCG GTCCGCAGCGCCCTACAAAGGATGACGGAGAAGACGGCGGCCCAG GGACCCATGGCCCCATAATCCCCATGACCTTCTCCTCCATTGCAGAGCCCGAGAGACCG TTACTGG CATTCAAAACTTCAG